From Halobacterium sp. R2-5, the proteins below share one genomic window:
- a CDS encoding Glu/Leu/Phe/Val dehydrogenase translates to MAETNPFESLQEQLDDASEHLDVRDDVLERLKQPERVLEMTLSVEMDDGSVETFNAYRSQFNGDRGPYKGGIRYHPGVDRAEVKALSGWMVYKTAVVDIPYGGGKGGIELDPSDYSESELERITRSFAAEIRPLIGEDKDVPAPDVNTGQREMNWIKDTYETLENTTAPGVITGKALENGGSKGRVEATGRSTMFAAREVFDYLGKDLADATVAVQGYGNAGSVAANLIEDLGADVVAVSDSSGAIYDPEGFDTRHVKDFKRDTGSVAGYDGAAEEFGNDDLLTLDVDLLVPAALENAIDADLAEDVQADVVVEAANGPLTPDADDVLTEKNVHVVPDILANAGGVTVSYFEWVQNRQRFQWTEQRVNEELEAVITDAFDAMIDAYEDSDVPNLRTAAYVVAVRRVVDAYEGSGTWP, encoded by the coding sequence ATGGCCGAAACCAACCCGTTCGAGAGCCTACAGGAGCAGCTCGACGACGCGAGCGAGCACCTCGACGTCCGGGACGACGTCCTCGAACGCCTCAAACAACCCGAGCGAGTGCTGGAAATGACCCTCTCCGTGGAGATGGACGACGGCTCCGTCGAGACGTTCAACGCCTACCGGTCGCAGTTCAACGGCGACCGCGGGCCGTACAAGGGCGGCATCCGCTACCACCCGGGCGTCGACCGCGCCGAGGTGAAGGCGCTCTCGGGCTGGATGGTGTACAAGACCGCCGTCGTCGACATCCCGTACGGCGGCGGGAAGGGCGGCATCGAACTGGACCCCAGCGACTACTCCGAGAGCGAGCTCGAACGCATCACGCGGTCGTTCGCGGCGGAGATCCGCCCGCTCATCGGCGAGGACAAGGACGTGCCCGCGCCCGACGTGAACACGGGCCAGCGGGAGATGAACTGGATCAAAGACACCTACGAGACCCTCGAGAACACCACTGCGCCGGGCGTCATCACGGGGAAGGCGCTGGAGAACGGCGGCAGCAAGGGCCGCGTCGAGGCGACCGGGCGCTCGACGATGTTCGCCGCGCGCGAGGTGTTCGACTACCTCGGCAAGGACCTGGCGGACGCGACTGTCGCCGTGCAGGGGTACGGGAACGCGGGCTCCGTGGCGGCCAACCTCATCGAGGACCTCGGCGCGGACGTCGTCGCCGTCTCGGACTCCTCGGGCGCCATCTACGACCCCGAGGGGTTCGACACGCGCCACGTCAAGGACTTCAAGCGCGACACCGGCAGCGTCGCCGGCTACGACGGCGCCGCCGAGGAGTTCGGCAACGACGACCTGCTCACGCTCGACGTCGACCTGCTCGTACCCGCCGCCCTGGAGAACGCGATCGACGCCGACCTCGCCGAGGACGTCCAGGCCGACGTCGTCGTCGAGGCCGCGAACGGTCCGCTCACGCCGGACGCCGACGACGTGCTCACCGAGAAGAACGTCCACGTCGTCCCGGACATCCTCGCGAACGCGGGCGGCGTCACCGTCTCGTACTTCGAGTGGGTGCAGAACCGCCAGCGCTTCCAGTGGACCGAACAGCGCGTCAACGAGGAGCTGGAGGCGGTCATCACGGACGCCTTCGACGCGATGATCGACGCTTACGAGGACAGCGACGTCCCGAACCTCCGCACCGCCGCGTACGTCGTCGCCGTCCGGCGCGTCGTCGACGCCTACGAGGGCAGCGGCACGTGGCCGTAA
- a CDS encoding CoA ester lyase, with the protein MARRSVLFSPGDRPELLRKAPGTGADVVVFDLEDAVAPAQKTEARTAVQSVLSGPEFDPGCEVCVRVNPVGAGAGADVETVIAGENPRLDAVMLPKARSAENVDTLGRLLDERGYDVPVLALVESARGVLHAEEIADAGPTDALLFGAEDLSADVGATRTDEGLEVLHAREEVVLAAAAAGVDAIDTVYTDIEDTEGLAEETAFAAQLGYDGKMAIHPGQVPVVNDAFTPAAEDVEWAERVLTAREEADEEGRGVFRVDGEMVDAPLVAQAERILARARAADSND; encoded by the coding sequence ATGGCTCGACGCAGCGTGCTGTTCTCACCGGGCGACCGGCCGGAGTTACTCAGGAAGGCGCCGGGGACGGGCGCCGACGTCGTCGTCTTCGACCTCGAGGACGCGGTGGCGCCGGCGCAGAAGACGGAGGCGCGGACGGCGGTCCAGTCGGTGCTCTCGGGCCCAGAGTTCGACCCGGGCTGCGAGGTCTGCGTGCGCGTGAACCCGGTTGGAGCGGGCGCAGGCGCCGACGTAGAGACCGTGATCGCGGGCGAGAACCCGCGGCTGGACGCGGTGATGCTCCCGAAGGCGCGCTCCGCGGAGAACGTGGACACGCTCGGCCGACTGCTCGACGAGCGCGGCTACGACGTACCGGTGCTGGCGCTCGTGGAGTCCGCGCGCGGCGTCCTGCACGCCGAGGAGATCGCGGACGCCGGGCCGACGGACGCGCTCCTGTTCGGCGCGGAGGACCTCTCCGCGGACGTCGGTGCGACGCGGACCGACGAGGGGTTAGAGGTTCTCCACGCGCGCGAGGAGGTCGTGCTCGCCGCGGCAGCAGCGGGCGTGGACGCGATAGACACGGTGTACACGGACATCGAGGACACCGAGGGGCTCGCCGAGGAGACCGCGTTCGCCGCGCAGCTCGGCTACGACGGGAAGATGGCGATACACCCGGGGCAGGTCCCAGTCGTCAACGACGCGTTCACGCCCGCCGCCGAGGACGTCGAGTGGGCCGAGCGCGTGCTGACAGCGAGAGAAGAAGCCGACGAGGAGGGTCGCGGCGTGTTCCGCGTGGACGGCGAGATGGTGGACGCGCCGCTGGTCGCGCAGGCCGAGCGGATACTGGCGCGAGCGCGCGCCGCGGACAGTAACGATTGA
- a CDS encoding PGF-CTERM sorting domain-containing protein: protein MSGQYLRAGALAAVVVTAAVFAGVTTAASAGSITASPNSPGETAEHTASVVVDGNAVGGSWSSFQVEYQATDVSNVGQNDVTKIGIDRGDDSPGDTIDVNVSDDLSSVSADNNGHTLDVGLGGNYNLQQNDELVVVYGNAQNPSAGDYDVTLHANYQSADETDTATLSIESDTTTTTTATTTQTPTTTTAAQTTTQTTATTTATTQDDADDATFGSDSGVSLVRGGQPYVGASPDTANETATHAAIAVVDAELGDSSWTGLEVNYSGTGTDVSNVDQGDVVTVGIDRGDDAANTTVDQTYAASLGEVSGSDDGETLTFGFDGDYELQEGDQVVVVYEGVQNPDAGDYSVGIDVNPQTDGGAVTASLDVTEETTTTATATAEPTATETAEPTPTQTQTDAPATTANSTPSESPGFGTVAAVVALAAAAALLVRR, encoded by the coding sequence ATGTCAGGACAGTACCTGCGTGCAGGGGCACTGGCAGCCGTCGTCGTCACGGCCGCGGTTTTCGCGGGCGTGACGACAGCAGCATCGGCTGGCTCGATAACGGCCTCACCGAACAGCCCCGGAGAGACCGCGGAGCACACCGCGAGCGTGGTCGTCGACGGGAACGCCGTCGGTGGGTCGTGGTCGAGCTTCCAGGTCGAGTACCAGGCGACCGACGTGAGCAACGTCGGGCAGAACGACGTCACGAAGATTGGCATCGACCGTGGTGACGATTCGCCCGGCGACACAATCGACGTCAACGTCTCCGACGACCTCAGCAGCGTCAGCGCCGACAACAACGGCCACACGCTGGACGTCGGCCTCGGCGGCAACTACAACCTCCAGCAGAACGACGAACTCGTCGTCGTCTACGGGAACGCCCAGAACCCGAGTGCAGGTGACTACGACGTGACGCTACACGCGAACTACCAGAGCGCCGACGAGACCGACACCGCGACGCTGTCCATCGAGTCGGACACCACGACGACCACGACAGCGACCACCACGCAGACGCCGACCACGACGACTGCGGCCCAGACCACTACGCAGACCACGGCGACCACGACCGCAACCACGCAGGACGACGCTGACGACGCGACGTTTGGCTCGGACTCGGGCGTGAGCCTCGTGCGAGGCGGCCAGCCGTACGTGGGCGCGAGCCCCGACACCGCGAACGAGACGGCGACGCACGCGGCGATAGCCGTCGTCGACGCCGAGCTGGGCGACTCCTCGTGGACCGGGCTCGAAGTCAACTACAGCGGGACCGGAACCGACGTGAGCAACGTCGACCAGGGCGACGTCGTCACGGTCGGCATCGACCGCGGTGACGACGCGGCGAACACTACGGTCGACCAGACGTACGCGGCGTCGCTCGGCGAGGTCAGCGGGAGCGACGACGGCGAGACGCTGACGTTCGGGTTCGACGGGGACTACGAACTCCAGGAGGGCGACCAGGTCGTGGTCGTCTACGAGGGCGTCCAGAACCCCGACGCGGGCGACTACTCGGTCGGCATCGACGTCAACCCGCAGACCGACGGCGGGGCGGTGACCGCGTCGCTGGACGTGACCGAGGAGACCACGACGACCGCCACCGCGACGGCGGAGCCGACAGCGACGGAGACGGCGGAACCGACGCCGACGCAGACGCAGACCGACGCGCCGGCGACCACGGCGAACTCGACGCCGTCGGAGTCGCCCGGATTCGGCACGGTTGCGGCTGTCGTCGCGCTCGCCGCCGCGGCCGCGCTGCTCGTGCGCCGATAG
- a CDS encoding MaoC family dehydratase translates to MAGRYYEELEVGETIEHDKRRTVSEADNQQFCDMTMNQQPLHLDAEFAADTQFGERIVNGLYTLSLAVGLTIPDTTDGTIVANLSYDDVEHPSPVFHGDTIRAQSTVADKRETSDGERGVVTFHVEAFAVNRDDELVCEFDRTALHHKREYAED, encoded by the coding sequence ATGGCGGGACGCTACTACGAGGAACTCGAGGTCGGCGAGACCATCGAGCACGACAAGCGCCGCACCGTCTCCGAGGCGGACAACCAGCAGTTCTGCGACATGACGATGAACCAGCAGCCGCTGCACCTCGACGCCGAGTTCGCCGCCGACACCCAGTTCGGCGAGCGAATCGTCAACGGCCTCTACACGCTCAGCCTCGCGGTCGGCCTCACCATCCCGGACACCACCGACGGCACCATCGTCGCGAACCTCTCGTACGACGACGTCGAGCACCCGTCGCCCGTGTTCCACGGCGACACTATCCGCGCGCAGTCGACGGTCGCGGACAAGCGCGAGACCAGCGACGGCGAGCGCGGCGTCGTCACGTTCCACGTCGAGGCGTTCGCGGTCAACCGCGACGACGAACTCGTCTGCGAGTTCGACCGCACCGCGCTCCACCACAAGCGCGAGTACGCCGAAGACTGA
- a CDS encoding DoxX family membrane protein, which produces MPASDRARRLAARSPDPGTLARWGLGAMLLAAGVHKLLDPGAWAVYVTDWLAPWLVVSPVAFMLANGVLEVWFAALLLADRYTAFAALVAAVSLLATIGYLAVVWATTGRFGDVLARDIGLAGLALAVLVDALRRE; this is translated from the coding sequence GTGCCCGCCAGCGACCGCGCGCGGCGACTCGCCGCTCGCTCGCCGGACCCGGGGACGCTCGCGCGCTGGGGGCTCGGCGCCATGTTGCTCGCGGCGGGCGTCCACAAGCTCCTCGACCCCGGCGCGTGGGCGGTGTACGTCACCGACTGGCTGGCGCCGTGGCTCGTCGTCTCCCCGGTCGCGTTCATGCTCGCGAACGGCGTGCTCGAAGTCTGGTTCGCCGCGCTGCTGCTCGCGGACCGCTACACCGCGTTCGCGGCGCTGGTCGCCGCCGTCTCGCTGCTGGCGACTATCGGCTACCTCGCCGTCGTCTGGGCGACGACGGGACGGTTTGGAGACGTCCTCGCGCGCGACATCGGGCTCGCGGGGCTCGCGCTGGCCGTGCTCGTCGACGCGCTGCGGCGCGAGTGA
- a CDS encoding CBS domain-containing protein, with protein MSSSDRLTVEDVMSTPLETISADATVMEAAQRMRAEDISALVVTTTPRAIVSSTDVLDAVAEGEDVAELRVRDVMTTDVETAAPDLYMEEVAAMMTTYGIKHLPVVDDDYVGMISSTDVTAHLS; from the coding sequence ATGTCTTCTTCCGACAGGCTGACAGTCGAGGACGTGATGTCCACGCCGCTGGAGACGATTAGCGCCGACGCGACGGTGATGGAGGCGGCCCAGCGCATGCGCGCGGAGGACATCAGCGCGCTCGTCGTGACGACGACGCCGCGCGCGATCGTCAGCAGCACGGACGTCCTCGACGCCGTCGCGGAGGGCGAGGACGTCGCCGAACTGCGAGTACGGGACGTGATGACGACCGACGTCGAGACCGCGGCGCCGGACCTCTACATGGAGGAGGTCGCCGCGATGATGACCACGTACGGCATCAAACACCTCCCGGTCGTCGACGACGACTACGTCGGGATGATTTCCTCGACGGACGTCACCGCGCACCTGTCGTAG
- a CDS encoding acyl-CoA carboxylase subunit beta produces the protein MKVRIGAGATDEEAQAVAAALAEHVADEVEVYLGDDDEPAAVHEAPEPSTDEDRESDRDLGPTEREEKLREEIADILEGGPEKYKERLSEQDKLFVRDRLDLWFGEDGGDGAGDLLFEDGKFANFDSWHPDSPDVDEADPDNRLPADGLITGAADFEGRDVHFMANDFTVKAGSMAERGVEKFLRMQERALKTGKPVLYLMDSSGGRIDQQSGFFANREGIGKYYFNHSRLSGRVPQICVLYGPCIAGAAYTPVFADFTVMVEGMSAMAIASPRMVKMVTGEEIEMQDLGGPDVHARESGSADLVARDEEHARELVANLVQYLPDNSDEKPPNQPAKPPAKPTEGIDGLIPESPNRAYDMRDLIERVVDAGSFFELKPEFGPEILTGYARIDGRTVGIVANQPTERAGAIFPDAAEKAAEFVWKSDAYNIPLLYLCDTPGFMAGSQVEKDAILEKGKKMIYATSEATVPKQSVVVRKAYGAGIYAMSGPAYDPESTIALPSGEIGIMGPEAAINAVYANKLDAIDDPEERAQREQELREEYRRDIDVHRMASETVIDEIVPPSDLRAELAARFDFYEDVEKDRPSKKHGTIL, from the coding sequence ATGAAGGTACGAATCGGTGCCGGCGCGACCGACGAGGAGGCGCAGGCGGTCGCCGCCGCGCTCGCCGAGCACGTCGCCGACGAGGTGGAAGTGTACCTCGGTGACGACGACGAGCCCGCAGCCGTCCACGAAGCGCCCGAGCCCTCCACGGACGAGGACCGTGAGTCCGACCGCGACCTCGGTCCGACCGAGCGCGAGGAGAAGCTCCGCGAGGAGATCGCGGACATCCTCGAAGGCGGCCCCGAGAAGTACAAGGAGCGGTTGAGCGAGCAGGACAAGCTGTTCGTCCGCGACCGCCTCGACCTCTGGTTCGGGGAGGATGGCGGGGACGGCGCCGGCGACCTCCTGTTCGAGGACGGGAAGTTCGCGAACTTCGACTCCTGGCACCCCGACAGCCCGGACGTCGACGAGGCCGACCCGGACAACCGCCTGCCCGCAGACGGCCTCATCACGGGCGCGGCGGACTTCGAGGGACGGGACGTCCACTTCATGGCGAACGACTTCACCGTGAAGGCCGGGTCGATGGCCGAGCGCGGCGTCGAGAAGTTCCTCCGGATGCAGGAGCGCGCGCTCAAGACCGGCAAGCCGGTGCTGTACCTGATGGACTCCTCCGGGGGCCGCATCGACCAGCAGTCCGGGTTCTTCGCGAACCGCGAGGGCATCGGGAAGTACTACTTCAACCACTCGCGGCTCTCCGGGCGCGTCCCCCAGATTTGCGTGCTGTACGGACCCTGCATCGCGGGCGCCGCGTACACGCCCGTATTCGCGGACTTCACCGTGATGGTCGAGGGGATGTCCGCGATGGCCATCGCGAGCCCCCGGATGGTGAAGATGGTCACCGGCGAGGAGATCGAGATGCAGGACCTCGGCGGCCCGGACGTCCACGCCCGCGAGTCCGGGAGCGCGGACCTCGTCGCGCGCGACGAGGAGCACGCCCGCGAACTCGTCGCGAACCTGGTTCAGTACCTCCCGGACAACAGCGACGAGAAACCGCCGAACCAGCCCGCGAAGCCGCCCGCGAAACCGACCGAGGGCATCGACGGTCTGATTCCGGAGTCGCCGAACCGCGCGTACGACATGCGCGACCTCATCGAGCGCGTCGTGGACGCGGGCTCGTTCTTCGAACTGAAGCCGGAGTTCGGCCCGGAGATTCTCACGGGGTACGCGCGCATCGACGGCCGCACTGTGGGTATCGTCGCGAACCAGCCGACCGAGCGCGCGGGCGCAATCTTCCCGGACGCCGCCGAGAAGGCCGCGGAGTTCGTCTGGAAGTCCGACGCGTACAACATCCCCCTGCTGTACCTCTGTGACACGCCCGGCTTCATGGCGGGCTCGCAAGTGGAGAAAGACGCCATCCTGGAGAAGGGCAAGAAGATGATCTACGCCACCAGCGAGGCCACCGTCCCGAAGCAGTCCGTGGTCGTGCGGAAGGCCTACGGCGCCGGCATCTACGCCATGTCCGGGCCGGCCTACGACCCCGAGTCCACCATCGCGCTCCCCTCCGGCGAGATCGGCATCATGGGGCCGGAAGCAGCCATCAACGCCGTCTACGCGAACAAGCTCGACGCCATCGACGACCCCGAGGAACGCGCGCAGCGCGAACAGGAACTCCGCGAGGAGTACCGCCGCGACATCGACGTCCACCGGATGGCGAGCGAGACGGTCATCGACGAAATCGTCCCGCCGTCCGACCTGCGCGCGGAGCTCGCGGCGCGCTTCGACTTCTACGAGGACGTCGAGAAGGACCGGCCGTCGAAGAAACACGGCACGATTCTCTGA
- a CDS encoding peroxidase-related enzyme (This protein belongs to a clade of uncharacterized proteins related to peroxidases such as the alkylhydroperoxidase AhpD.), translated as MSEDAMRRFPVPDADDLPEDLRERIAEETERAGFTPNVFEAYAYKPSHFRAFFAFHDALVEDTALAREEVEMITVAVSGANDCLYCVVAHGALCRVYAEAPKLADQLATNHRSADVSEEHRAMLDFAVKLTESPEAVGDEDVQALRDAGFSQEEIWDVASVAAFFNLSNRMAVVADMRPNDEFYGMGRGE; from the coding sequence ATGAGCGAGGACGCGATGCGACGGTTCCCCGTCCCGGACGCCGACGACCTCCCCGAGGACCTCCGCGAGCGAATCGCCGAGGAGACCGAGCGCGCCGGCTTCACGCCGAACGTCTTCGAGGCGTACGCGTACAAGCCCAGCCACTTCCGGGCGTTCTTCGCGTTCCACGACGCGCTCGTCGAGGACACGGCGCTCGCCCGCGAGGAGGTCGAGATGATCACGGTCGCCGTCAGCGGCGCCAACGACTGCCTCTACTGCGTGGTCGCGCACGGCGCGCTCTGCCGCGTCTACGCGGAGGCGCCGAAGCTCGCCGACCAGCTCGCCACCAACCACCGCAGCGCGGACGTCTCCGAGGAGCACCGCGCGATGCTGGACTTCGCCGTGAAGCTCACCGAATCCCCCGAAGCAGTCGGCGACGAGGACGTCCAGGCGCTCCGGGACGCCGGCTTCTCACAGGAGGAGATCTGGGACGTCGCCTCGGTCGCGGCGTTCTTCAACCTCTCGAACCGGATGGCGGTCGTCGCGGACATGCGCCCGAACGACGAGTTCTACGGGATGGGGCGCGGGGAGTGA
- a CDS encoding calcium-binding protein, protein MSRLSTALAVAVALVAVAAAASPVTAFAAGGADAATVESGVLSVDVTGAGAATEVDGVYYVWADETATVRVTVGDYLDDSDTYYADYDVRLTRNRDADYSQPRENSMDVTTVTLGELETTDAELTLDPDEHDLDRRGYTLYASMYSQQAGDDPRRDDQAIPIRVIAKGGDLDADGLSNANELSLGTDFRDADTDGDELEDGYEVHQFGTDPLDPDTDDDGVRDDEEVRAGTNYADRDTDADSLDDLSEIAGNTSATKADADLDGLPDALELELGTDPNDRDTDGDGLTDLTEYRDTGTDPLDADTDGDGLEDGIELRRYGTDPTARDTDADGVPDGEEVLRGTDPTSPNTDDATERVDGAGGLGDAALADGTGALDWTLHYPTAHLLRALT, encoded by the coding sequence GTGTCTCGGTTATCGACAGCGCTGGCCGTCGCGGTCGCCCTCGTCGCCGTCGCCGCGGCGGCGAGCCCGGTGACCGCGTTCGCGGCCGGCGGCGCCGACGCCGCGACCGTCGAGTCCGGCGTCCTCTCCGTCGACGTGACGGGCGCGGGCGCCGCGACCGAGGTCGACGGCGTCTACTACGTCTGGGCGGACGAGACGGCGACGGTCCGCGTGACCGTCGGCGACTACCTGGACGACTCCGACACCTACTACGCGGACTACGACGTGCGACTGACCCGGAACCGCGACGCCGACTACAGCCAGCCCCGCGAGAACTCGATGGACGTGACGACCGTGACGCTCGGCGAACTGGAGACCACGGACGCCGAGCTCACGCTCGACCCCGACGAGCACGACCTCGACAGGCGGGGATACACGCTGTACGCGAGCATGTACAGCCAGCAGGCCGGCGACGACCCTCGCCGCGACGACCAGGCAATCCCCATCAGGGTCATCGCCAAGGGCGGCGACCTCGACGCGGACGGGCTCTCGAACGCCAACGAGCTCTCGCTGGGCACCGACTTCCGGGACGCGGACACGGACGGCGACGAACTCGAGGACGGCTACGAGGTCCACCAGTTCGGCACGGACCCCCTCGACCCCGACACCGACGACGACGGCGTCCGGGACGACGAGGAGGTCCGCGCGGGCACGAACTACGCGGACCGCGACACGGACGCCGACAGCCTCGACGACCTGTCGGAGATCGCCGGGAACACGTCCGCGACCAAGGCGGACGCCGACCTCGACGGCCTGCCGGACGCGCTCGAACTCGAACTCGGGACCGACCCGAACGACCGCGACACTGACGGCGACGGGCTCACCGACCTGACCGAGTACCGCGACACGGGGACCGACCCGCTCGACGCGGACACCGACGGCGACGGCCTCGAAGACGGCATCGAGCTGCGGCGGTACGGCACCGACCCGACCGCGAGAGACACCGACGCCGACGGCGTCCCGGACGGCGAGGAAGTGCTGCGCGGCACCGACCCGACGTCGCCGAACACTGACGACGCCACCGAGCGCGTCGACGGCGCCGGCGGCCTCGGTGACGCCGCGCTCGCGGACGGCACCGGCGCGCTCGACTGGACGCTGCACTACCCGACCGCGCACCTCCTGCGCGCGCTCACATGA
- a CDS encoding right-handed parallel beta-helix repeat-containing protein has translation MTLRQLFVGALVVLAAVAVVGAVGPTAADSPTYVESDVTEDTTWTADDGPYFVGDDLTVAADATLTVEPGTRVNVGEEVTITVEGSLLAAGTASDPIQFTTADPASDAGTWETIEYAGDGDSTLRLAHALVEHGATAVTVTSSEGSVELRDTTVREHVRDGVSVRTREGAPSIRITDSRFTDVGRAGLAFAVPETDPYVDAVRRVRVARTTFSNTGANGVLVRAREISDVTLTDVTVAGASGTGVEFATEATDARPRSTSGHVAEDVTLRGVAVENPGGDGVAFRGGALDDVEVLGGEVRSAGGHGVHVDGATDADRVRFAGNTVVDSQSGLALSLRRTTGGIQHVALAVENNEFARNDGHGVDASAEYVFVDAFDVRNNTLAGNGDGGFAFSTQQVDNTVLADNVVRTNGGPGVEVSAVRVRGVTALRNRLVGNAEDGVSVRASDLLGGVNVGRNDVFDNDGFGIAVEGSRAASKSTLHNNTIAGNGDGVRVAGPTPTRLTNNSVVLNTADRERTGGGAATATAVLVENAPNVELAYNDVYGHLVGLRSDIGSDATVLAENNYWGAESGPYHETLNPDGGGDAVLTDSGKADPVPFASEPFGPRYERPTAVLDANETAVRPGEPVRFSGQQSTDDGGIASYSFTVAGEEHRTGATHVAAFEEPGTYEVTLAVEDEMGVRSLNDAAVNVTVQETEQTTAATTTADGAEPTTVATTEPAGQSGDSSLLESLFSLWGGLGGLFYALALALGGYGTWLSVGGREPPMSGLTIHALAGIGVATWAVAGFLGDGALLTFAGGGAVAWGSATAAIAAVAAR, from the coding sequence ATGACGCTCCGACAGCTGTTCGTCGGCGCGCTCGTCGTACTCGCGGCCGTCGCCGTCGTCGGCGCGGTCGGACCGACGGCCGCGGACTCGCCGACGTACGTCGAGAGCGACGTGACCGAGGACACGACGTGGACGGCCGACGACGGCCCGTACTTCGTCGGCGACGACCTGACGGTGGCCGCGGACGCGACGCTCACCGTCGAGCCCGGCACCCGAGTCAACGTCGGCGAAGAAGTCACGATTACCGTCGAGGGGAGCCTGCTCGCAGCCGGCACGGCGTCCGACCCGATTCAGTTCACGACCGCCGACCCCGCCTCCGACGCGGGCACGTGGGAGACTATCGAGTACGCTGGCGACGGCGACTCCACGCTCCGCCTGGCGCACGCGCTCGTCGAACACGGCGCGACTGCTGTCACGGTGACCTCGAGCGAGGGGTCCGTCGAACTGCGCGACACGACTGTCCGCGAGCACGTTCGGGACGGCGTCTCCGTCCGCACGCGCGAGGGGGCACCGTCGATTCGCATCACGGACTCGCGGTTCACCGACGTCGGGCGCGCGGGCCTCGCGTTCGCCGTCCCCGAGACGGACCCGTACGTCGACGCGGTCCGGCGCGTGCGCGTCGCGAGAACGACGTTCTCGAACACCGGCGCGAACGGCGTGCTCGTGCGCGCCCGCGAGATCTCGGACGTCACCCTGACCGACGTCACGGTCGCGGGGGCTTCCGGTACCGGCGTCGAGTTCGCGACGGAGGCGACGGACGCCCGCCCGAGGTCGACGAGCGGCCACGTCGCCGAGGACGTGACGCTCCGCGGCGTCGCCGTCGAGAACCCGGGCGGCGACGGCGTCGCGTTCCGCGGCGGCGCCCTCGACGACGTGGAAGTCCTCGGCGGCGAAGTCCGGAGCGCTGGCGGACACGGCGTCCACGTCGACGGCGCGACCGACGCCGACCGCGTTCGCTTCGCGGGGAACACCGTCGTCGACTCACAATCCGGGCTCGCCCTCTCGCTCCGGCGGACGACCGGCGGCATCCAGCACGTCGCGCTCGCCGTCGAGAACAACGAGTTCGCGCGCAACGACGGCCACGGCGTCGACGCGTCCGCGGAGTACGTCTTCGTGGACGCCTTCGACGTCCGGAACAACACGCTCGCCGGCAACGGCGACGGCGGCTTCGCGTTCTCCACCCAGCAGGTCGACAACACGGTGCTCGCGGACAACGTCGTCCGCACGAACGGCGGCCCCGGCGTCGAGGTCTCGGCGGTCCGCGTGCGCGGCGTGACTGCGCTCCGGAACCGCCTCGTCGGGAACGCCGAGGACGGGGTCTCCGTCCGCGCGAGCGACCTCCTCGGCGGCGTGAACGTCGGCCGCAACGACGTCTTCGACAACGACGGTTTCGGCATCGCTGTCGAGGGGAGCCGCGCGGCGAGCAAGTCGACGCTCCACAACAACACAATCGCGGGGAACGGCGACGGCGTGCGCGTCGCGGGTCCGACGCCGACGCGGCTGACGAACAACTCCGTCGTGTTGAACACCGCCGACCGCGAGCGTACCGGCGGCGGCGCGGCGACCGCGACCGCGGTCCTCGTCGAGAACGCGCCGAACGTCGAACTCGCGTACAACGACGTCTACGGCCACCTCGTCGGCCTGCGGAGCGACATCGGCAGCGACGCGACGGTCCTCGCCGAGAACAACTACTGGGGCGCGGAGTCCGGGCCGTACCACGAGACGCTCAACCCCGACGGCGGGGGCGACGCCGTTCTCACAGACAGCGGGAAAGCCGACCCCGTCCCGTTCGCCAGTGAGCCGTTCGGTCCACGCTACGAGCGCCCGACCGCGGTGCTCGACGCGAACGAGACGGCCGTCCGGCCCGGCGAGCCGGTCCGTTTCTCCGGCCAGCAGTCCACGGACGACGGTGGAATTGCGAGCTACTCCTTCACCGTCGCCGGCGAAGAGCACAGAACGGGAGCGACTCACGTCGCGGCCTTCGAGGAACCCGGGACGTACGAAGTCACGCTCGCTGTCGAAGACGAGATGGGCGTCCGGAGCCTCAACGACGCGGCCGTGAACGTCACCGTGCAGGAGACAGAGCAGACGACGGCAGCCACGACGACCGCCGACGGAGCGGAGCCGACGACGGTCGCGACGACCGAGCCCGCGGGTCAGAGCGGGGACAGCTCGCTGCTCGAGAGCCTGTTCTCGCTCTGGGGCGGCCTCGGCGGCCTGTTCTACGCGCTCGCGCTCGCGCTCGGCGGCTACGGCACGTGGCTCTCCGTCGGCGGCCGCGAGCCGCCCATGAGCGGGCTGACGATTCACGCGCTGGCGGGGATCGGCGTGGCGACGTGGGCCGTCGCGGGTTTCCTCGGTGACGGCGCGCTGCTCACGTTCGCCGGCGGCGGCGCCGTCGCGTGGGGGAGCGCGACCGCAGCTATCGCCGCCGTCGCCGCGAGGTAG